Proteins encoded together in one Candidatus Obscuribacterales bacterium window:
- a CDS encoding Ty1/Copia family ribonuclease HI, whose translation LDDFNGIDVQQYDDSIVLSGRKYIDRVMKTHGWDTPAESYPCKQVTPLPADAINTMYQHTGPLEGTPEHSALAAKHGFAYRTLLGELLYAYVTCRPDIGYAAVTLSKFSINPHDIHYTLLKKVAKYLRQTKEWGITYRKNTRDPQLPNSPHTRLLHPADLPDFPSAAHPLEMAGYVDAAHANDLRNRRSTTGYAFLLSGGAISYRCKTQSITATSSTEAEFLAAVAASKHAKYLRAIMTELGFPPPGPTPIYEDNKSAINMINARVPTERSRHIDIQHFAIQDWKDAGDIVMHYIPGIINPSDDLTKPLGWILHSRHARRIMGHY comes from the coding sequence CCTCGATGACTTCAACGGGATTGACGTACAGCAATACGATGACTCCATTGTCCTCTCTGGTCGCAAGTATATCGACCGTGTCATGAAAACCCACGGATGGGATACACCCGCCGAATCCTATCCATGCAAGCAAGTCACTCCGCTCCCTGCCGACGCGATTAATACGATGTATCAGCACACCGGCCCCTTGGAAGGAACCCCTGAACATTCTGCCCTTGCCGCCAAACATGGCTTCGCCTACAGAACGCTACTTGGTGAACTCCTGTATGCCTACGTGACCTGCCGTCCTGATATTGGCTACGCCGCCGTCACTCTTAGCAAGTTCTCCATCAACCCCCATGATATCCACTATACCTTGCTTAAAAAGGTTGCCAAGTACCTTCGACAAACCAAGGAATGGGGCATCACTTACCGCAAGAACACTCGTGACCCCCAGCTGCCAAATTCACCGCATACGCGCCTACTACATCCTGCCGACTTGCCGGACTTCCCTTCAGCTGCCCATCCGCTCGAAATGGCCGGCTATGTCGACGCTGCCCATGCCAATGACCTACGTAATCGCCGCTCAACTACCGGCTATGCCTTTCTCCTCTCTGGTGGCGCCATCTCCTACCGATGTAAAACGCAGTCTATTACTGCCACAAGCTCCACCGAAGCTGAATTTCTCGCTGCAGTCGCCGCTTCCAAACATGCCAAGTACCTACGTGCGATCATGACCGAACTGGGTTTTCCCCCACCTGGTCCAACTCCCATCTATGAGGATAACAAGTCTGCCATCAACATGATCAATGCCCGAGTACCTACCGAACGCTCCCGGCACATCGACATTCAGCACTTCGCCATCCAAGATTGGAAGGACGCTGGCGATATCGTCATGCACTACATCCCTGGTATCATCAACCCATCTGATGACCTTACCAAACCGCTGGGTTGGATTCTCCACTCTCGACATGCGCGCCGGATCATGGGCCACTACTAA